One genomic region from Salvia hispanica cultivar TCC Black 2014 chromosome 2, UniMelb_Shisp_WGS_1.0, whole genome shotgun sequence encodes:
- the LOC125203825 gene encoding uncharacterized protein LOC125203825 has translation MGACVSRPQNCVGCKSGKKMSRKRRRFLKKRAASNYLSDRSSEKLPSLPSDRSPNNLPFNGSGEEAWFDPALESDWSDEDFQSIPDDVPSLSGLDGPSTASFASPRDTSQVNCDVSVSSLDHHEESCNGSSARNSVSGASRSSVHPSASDLKPKSGELQSGNTPVFIDEISSSAGETAGGDDSILDNCGLLPNNCLPCLASTVHTDEKKSSSSPRKKAALKLPFKWKDGHPAAALFSSKALLQRPIAGSQVPFCPLGKRVPDSWSDVEPGTFRVRGVNYFRDKKKDSAPNCAAYYPFGLDVFLSQRKIHHIARFVELPSVNSSGKLPSMLVVNVQIPLYPATFFQGETDGEGINFVLYFKLSESFAKDLPTHFVENIRRLIDDEVEKVKSFRTETSIPFRERLKILGRVANVDDLPLSAAERKLMHAYNEKPVLSRPQHDFYLEANYFEIDLDMHRFSYISRKGFETFLDRLKLCVLDFGLTIQGNKAEEMPEQILCCIRLNEIDYLNYHQLCSEETMD, from the exons ATGGGGGCGTGTGTTTCCCGGCCGCAAAATTGCGTCGGATGTAAATCAGGGAAGAAGATGAGCAGGAAGCGTAGaaggtttttgaagaaaaggGCGGCTTCTAATTATCTATCCGATCGATCATCGGAAAAGCTTCCATCTCTGCCTTCTGATCGTTCCCCCAATAATTTGCCTTTCAATG GAAGTGGTGAAGAAGCGTGGTTCGATCCTGCTCTCGAATCTGACTGGAGTGATGAAGATTTCCAAAGCATCCCTGATG ATGTGCCCTCTCTTAGCGGTTTGGATGGACCATCCACAGCGAGCTTTGCTTCTCCCAGAGATACAAGTCAAGTAAACTGTGATGTGAGCGTATCGTCTCTTGATCATCATGAGGAGTCGTGTAATGGCAGCTCAGCGCGCAATTCTGTCAGCGGAGCATCTAGAAGCTCAGTCCATCCGAGTGCTTCTGACTTGAAACCGAAATCTGGTGAGCTGCAGAGTGGAAACACACCCGTATTCATTGATGAAATTTCCTCCTCGGCTGGGGAAACTGCTGGAGGTGATGACAGTATATTGGACAATTGTGGACTTCTTCCAAATAACTGTTTGCCTTGTTTAGCTTCAACTGTTCACACCgatgaaaagaaaagtagCTCTAGTCCGAGAAAAAAAGCAGCCTTGAAACTACCGTTCAAGTGGAAGGACGGACATCCTGCAGCGGCTTTAT TTTCTTCAAAGGCGTTACTGCAAAGACCTATTGCTGGTTCCCAAGTGCCTTTCTGCCCCTTGGGGAAGAGAGTGCCAGATAGTTGGTCGGATGTCGAGCCAGGGACTTTTAGAGTCAGGGGAGTGAATTATTTTAG AGATAAGAAGAAGGATTCGGCTCCCAACTGCGCTGCATATTATCCTTTTGGTCTTGATGTGTTCTTATCTCAGAGGAAAATTCATCACATTGCTAGATTTGTGGAGCTTCCTTCTGTCAATTCTTCGGGGAAACTTCCATCGATGCTCGTTGTAAATGTTCAG ATACCATTATATCCAGCAACATTTTTTCAGGGTGAAACAGATGGGGAAGGAATAAACTTCGTTTTGTATTTTAAGCTGTCTGAAAGCTTTGCAAAGGACCTTCCAACCCATTTTGTAGAGAATATTAGG AGGTTGATTGATGACGAAGTGGAAAAGGTTAAAAGTTTTCGTACTGAAACAAGCATTCCCTTCAGAGAAAGGTTGAAGATATTGGGTCGAGTAGCAAACGTGGATGACCTTCCTCTGAGTGCAGCAGAGAGGAAGCTCATGCATGCCTACAACGAGAAACCTGTACTTTCACGTCCTCAACATGACTTTTATTTG GAagcaaattattttgaaatcgACTTGGACATGCATAGATTCAGCTACATTTCGAGAAAAGGGTTCGAGACATTTCTTGATAGGCTAAAGCTATGTGTATTGGATTTTGGATTGACAATTCAG GGTAACAAAGCTGAAGAGATGCCAGAGCAGATTTTGTGTTGTATTAGGTTAAATGAgattgattatttaaattatcatcAACTTTGTTCCGAAGAAACTATGGATTAG